A window of Salvia splendens isolate huo1 chromosome 8, SspV2, whole genome shotgun sequence genomic DNA:
actttaACTATTAATTACGAttcttttcaaaacgagtgcaaaaaatggAATAACTCTATTAACATAGAACgtagggagtattaaataacaCAATAATATTCAACAGGAAAATGCAAGGACCCTAAATTTGTTACCGCGAATGACTTCTCCATGACCGGTCTGGATCGGCCCAGACCCTTTAATTCGTACGGCGTTGCCCCCGTCTTTGCATCTGCAGCTACAATACCGGGGTTTAACACTATGGGCCAGACATTTATACGCGTGGAGTTTGCACCGAATGGGTTCTTGCCGCCCCACACACACCCTAGGGCATCGGAGATCATCTATGTCTTGGAAGGTACAATGGAAGTCGGATTTGTAACATCATACCCAGACTACAAATATTATAGCAAAGTCCTTAACAAAGGTGATGTCACCATCATCCCTTTCGGCCTCATTCACACCGTGCGCAACGTAGCTAGGGGGAAGAGTGTCATAACGGCCTCCTTCAATAGCCAGAATCCGGGATTTATTTTCGTCCCCGACTCTGTTTTCGCGGCCAAACCCGCCATCAACAGCACTTATCTAGCCGGAGCATTTAAGCTGTACGAAAAAACTGTCAAAGATTTGCAGACTAAAATGTGGTTTATTTAACCTTGTATGTTACTTCACCATGTATGGTGATAAACCATCTTCAATTTCTCAACATGcacaataataaataatattaataataattctcTTTGGATTAAAACGATATTCCTTTATTAGTGTCGTTTTCgtaaaagttttaaaaattcGTGCTGAACATTTATTCATAGACAAAGGAAATGCTATATGATTTATGCTACTATTACATTATACAAGTAGCTAGacaaagggagtactatatGATTTAAACTTGCTATTACATTATACAAGTAGCTAAAAATATTGACTAAATCAATGAAACAAACTTCAAGCAGCtgaaacatacatatatataattcatCACATCATAGATCTTGATATTTAACGTGTTGGTATAAGACGCAAATATTAAGCTAACCATTTTTTATGTTAAGAAATTTGATCAAGTTTTCATCTGTCttataaaatttgaatcaaaatatttagataatttatttttatttttcattttaaaaatgaaataagaaatTTGGTTAACCTTTTAATTTGGTTAACCTCTAAATTTAAGAAAAGAAATTTTAAACAAATCTTGTCCACCAATATTGcttcaaatttcattttattagagGAGGACTGGACCGACTTCTTTAAAAGCATTAGAGAAGAAGTGCGAGATCGTTTCGTCCAACATTGCttgtcttttgaaaaattcaaaatatattttcgacTAATTGTCGTTAATTTAAGTGAGACTATACTTAAATTCTTATGTACTTAATCTAGTAACATAAAGCCAAAAGTAACAACTAAATTTGAAcatatagtataaaattataaacaaagGAAATGATGAATATTTAGACTTTTAAACATATATTATATGGAGTTGTAATCAATTACTAACCGATTaacaatatcaaattaaaatcaaattttaactAGGAGATCTAACGGTTAAAATAATATcatgtaattatatttaaaatttttaaaaatattaaattaactTGAAGGATATATATGTCAATTTTTATGTATGGTAGTTAAAACTTacaactttctctctcctcaaaatcatctcaaaacttGAAATTTACGTAACTATAccgatttaaattaatttttcgtaaaaaatatatcaaattaaaggtaatttcataaggactctaacgagatctcaattgcatatgttccgacggtGATCGGATGatgaaatattataatttttatttcaattttcgtatatgttgataagcagattttatatcaataaatgtatcaaacaatctcaatataatgcatgtacaatattaataaactgtgttgatatATTTTGGTACTTGTGTTGAGATTCTCATGTCACAatattgatatttgtaatacactatgtatATATGAAAAAATCGTGAAAATTAACAGATTTACTATTTTAcctttttgttgatattttatctattatttattaaaatacgtaagttttaatctcatccactcattttaagaTCTAATGGTGTAGGATTGGTCTTAGTTTGGATGGTAATATATGCATTGTAACATAACCCATATTCTAGGGTGCATTCTCGTGCAAATTGGATAACTACTAAAACATTTGAAGACCATTATTAGTTCAAGAATAAAAACAAGTTGTAGTGCTATACTATAGTTTCTATAATATTTCATTAGGATTTTGGTATCTAAAATCATGTAACTTTCCTAAAACTCTTCTATTTTCCATGAACTATAAAATGGAacaaaaaatcataaactttggcGGAGCATTTTTTTCCTAGCGCGACccgattttaaaattttctggTAAAATACGATCTACATGGGAAATCATAAACTCTGCGTGTGTATACTGAAAATTTAAAACCTTACTAAGTCATTTTCTTTCCTAGATTTTTCGATAAATCTAAGAATTTAGTTGACAAATCGCAGTTTGAATCTTaggtttaaatattttaaatgggGATGTGTTTCGGGGAAATGACTAATATACACTATTTTGTTTcttaaatgttttaatttttaacctTAGGGTTTTACATATCATACGCCACGTGAAGAGAAGTAGCGTCAACTAGGATTAAAAATGTCACATAATCCATTTGGATCCGCTTTCTAACCCATTGGGGGGATAAACAACCAACACCAAAGTTTTTGCTCGTACAATTTTTATAGTTCATGGGAAATAGCAGTATCTTTAACTTTTTGCATTTGCAATGTTAAAAGTAGAGTCGAACAAGTAATTTCGAGATATAGATACTTActacaaattaaatttgaaCTCCTACTAAGATACTTGTACCATATATCATTTCAAGTCGTTCCAGCAAAAAACATTCTCACTTCTtcttttattctctttctttattACTGCCTTCGTTACACTAAACTTCATTTTACACTTAttctttttctcttattttatgtatagttttattttgtggtaatatagagagagaaaaaagtaagtggGAGAAAACGTGCTTCCATTTCAaaaatttgtcattttagtatGACGATCCCAAAAAAACGTGTTTTCAATGGACGGAGACAGTATCTTTTATACATTATGATCTCAACGCTTAacttttaaatatcaattcttTAAATTGTGGAtgtccaataaaaatatttcaaatagcCTGGGAGAGTAGAGTAGAGTAGGAGGATTAGTTATAGTGGTCACGAAGTAATTTTTACTGTAACATTTTGAGTGACATCCTTGACTTTGCATAGATTAATATGGGATATGCTAACCATTAGAATTGTTATCTGGGCTGGACCAACTGGACATAGCACGGACCAAGTCCGATATAGGTCTGCCCATACCCAGCCCAATAGTATTATATAAATAAGGAAATAAGTAAGATTTAgtccataaaataaaataaaaaatcgccaCATAGATATTtcaatctctctttctctatagTGTGATATTTTCTTCTCCAACTCCGAGTCAGCCGACGGGTCGTGTGAATGCTCCGCATGTGAATAAAATCTCTGATAATTGATTAACAAATAGAGATAGGTAGCATGGCAATTGCTGACTAATTGCACTAAATTAGGAAATAGGAATGGAAGAGGGTATATTACcggatttttttctttctttttttttatctagatGCTAATAGAATTCCATAGTTTATTGCGTTTTATTTAGATTTTCAGTTTGTGAGCGACgaatgtccctcatgcgtcttttaaTGAAACGTATAAGGGTCATGCATTTTAGGCAACGACGCATGAATAGAGAGGTGTTTctatatagtattttttatttttattaaacgaTCTCATGCGTCTTTGCCTAAatgcatgaggctcatgcgtcgtttaataaaaataatagaaacTCATGAGACTCATGCGTCGTTGCCTAAAACGTATGAGGGTCATACGTTTCATTAAATGACGACGCAAGACGGACATGCGTCGCTCACAAACTAGAAATCTAAAGAAAAGAATTAAAACGTATATTACCGGCCGGATTGTACAAATTGCAGCGATGGATGGAGATGGTGGAGAAGAGCGGTggctgatggagtacgtactaaacaagcccaacagcagtaaagcccaagaaagagtatcagttcggcatgactaaagagttcagttcggcacaaccaaagagttcggccccagcctacagctcggtaaaagccaaccaatcaaactctgctctcaggtcggcatcaagctctactctcagatcggcaaaagctgctcggcaataattcagcagttcggtctcagtattcgaccgaactgggagatagtggactcatgcagaacctccacgacctccactacacccacgatctatttagtggtgtcaagcagtcattaactcatgcaggatagtggacccatgcaagatcgccacgatctccacgacatccactacctagtaaatagctgcatgccacgatcttggtcctttgtataaatagaacctagatcagatagatagggtagattctctcgatctctagagataaaatacaaaatagcaagtctgtattgtaagctgtagaaaacagatcaagcaatacaactctgccctcttttcttcccgtggacgtagatttacctcagtaaatcgaaccacgtaaattcattgtgtcgtgatctgcatcttcctgcattcactaacatcagaaattcgccgattcatcactggcgccgtctgtgggaagcagagaaccaaatttgtgataaagcgaatttttgaccctttttccaccccaaaaaaaaatgcataccagatcacataacacccataataccgttcgtgataaccgtgaggaagctagtccagctcgcaggtctgaaaaacggcctcgggagacatctacctccggttctcacgaagaaggaacaagcccctccaggagtcatcgcaccgagtcttcccagcagcccgatttaaatgaagctgtcaagctgttcttggccgagaagcaggaggagttcttaaccttcctgcagaagagccaacagccggagaagacaacgacggattctccctcctcatctaggcatgaaagtcactaccgcagtagtgacgtgtcttccaggagaaagaatcctcaaccccgacatgttcctgttcctcctcggtaccggaaccacaggagaactccatctcctccgtaccgaagagatgtcgggttcgccatgtacggagcattaaaaactccgttctcggacgatatcacccgaactcctttgccgcggaactaccgaactccgtcgataacctatgacggactcgtggatcctcatgatttcttgggacgctatcaatataacatggcgaaccagggtctcaacgaggtccacatgtgcaagctgttccccgagctgctcatcgggaacgccagaaggtggttcgacagccttcctcaaggcagcattagatcctaccgagatctaatggatgctttccacaggaggttctttcagaaagcggaagcccggatcacttcggctcagctgctttctattcgtcaaggtcgcgacgaaaaaatcagcgactttatgacaagattccacaaggaatgcctgcaagtagacgatctcaacgatctgcttgtcatctcggcattccaaaatggaatcctgcctggagctctctacaggaagctcgttgagtgcggtccgcagacagctcaggaaatgtgggacattgtggaccagtactcccgggccgatgaggcagaccgtcgcaaacggtcgttagacagctcatcgtcccgaggagacagaaggaagcccgatcatagcgatcaggggcatcctcgccggactccatttgaaagaattcaaagggctccggtgcaagacagattgggaccccgtctcaatcccgagaagtcgcccgctcagttcgtaccgctgaacaagtcaagagcggaaattttcgaactacattccgatatgttcgaaagaccaaagcggatgacgaaatcagccgcgcggcgacctcaggatcaatattgctccttccatcaaacccacggtcacgataccgaggagtgccgagatttggctgcaggtattgatgttcttgtgaaaacaggaacgttaaaaaaataccaaagcaagcagccgaaaaagaacaaaaggcagagaggtgcgaactgcaatcctcaggatccgaaaaggcatgaggatcccgaagacgacgacgagccgcaatatgatggagtaatcctgactattgatgctctccctgccgggaagactaagtcgtccctaaaagcagaacgcagaggttccaatcaagaggagccaacacataaaaggctgaagaaagacgaagtgattacattttcagacgccgatcccgtcccagccatctctcctcaccaagacgctattgtcattcaagccggagtggcaaacaaactgatccacagagtatttgtggatacaggagcgtcagtcagcattctttttaaagaatgtttcgataaaatggaagtggatccagctcggctcagtccggctccacttcctctgaaaagtttcgcccaggaggacacccgccctgaaggtattatcagccttccgatcacggtgggaaaagcacctacaagctccaatacgatgatcgagttctttgtggtgaaagctcggtccccgtacaacatcatcctggggagagactggctcaacacagttcaggccgtttgctctacttatcacctcaccatcaagatccccactaaaagtgggatagcggtcatccgaggtgatcaaaagagggcaaaagaatgtctgcagattgcgcttaaaagtgccgagcaatcagttcggcaccatcaagcataacaatcacagcaaccggagtcaaaGGCAAgtgagatgaccgaagtcacttcagagccgaactcaatgaccgttcagttatacgaagatgatccatccagaacggtcaagatcggcttcgcaggaacgcctctactccgggaaaagaccattcagctcctcaaggagtacaaagatgtctttgcatggtcttcgttggacatgaccggagtgccccccgaggtaatcactcatcggttaaatattgatccttcaatccggccagtaaaacagaagcaaagactctttgcggcagaaagaagccaagtcatccatgacgaagtccgccaattactaaaagcggatgtactattcgaggtgaaatatccttcctgggtggccaatcctgtgatgatcaagaaaaaagaaggaggatgacggatgtgcatagattttaccgatctaaacaagcactgtcctaaagattgctatccccttccgaatatagataaaaaagtagaagctttgataggcttcgaaattttctgttttcttgatttatacaaaggatatcaccaagtattgatggatgagagtgacgctccgaaaacagctttcattaccgatttcggcattttcgcttataaaaagatgccattcggtttaaagaatgccggagccacttatcaaaggatggtagacaagctttttcggcacctgattggaaaggaggtcgaagtgtatgttgacgatatcgtcgtcaaaagcaaaagcacttcggagtacgagcacaacctcaagtccactctcaacgtgctcaagaaagccaacctcaaacttaatccccaaaagtgtacctttttggtagattcgggaaagtttctgggttgttgggtttcaaaggacggactcaaggcaaacccctcaaaagttcaagtcgttcagaacatggcaatgccgaagtccatacatgacgtgcaaaggctaaccggatgtctagccgcactgaatcgattcctttcccaagcagccgaaaagcaactgccgttcttcaaggtgttgaaaaaggcaccaaagttcgagtggggagccgagcagaaaaaggcctttgacgagctcaaaagttatctagccgagcttcctattctatctgctccaaccgaagccgaagcaatattcttatacttagcggcttcagatcaaaccatcagcgcggtgcttgtacgagaagaaggcctaaagcagtttcccatctactttacaagccgagcattaagaggtccagaaacaaggtatcaacctctggaaaaaattgctctggcgttagtaaatgcagcaaggagactgcggccatacttctatgctcacaaggtatgcgtcttaaccgatctgcctcttcggcaagttttgaccaagccagaagcatcaggcagaatcgccaaatgggccatagagctgggagaacactcaatcgagtacctacctcggaaagccatcaagggacaagccttggcagattttcttgcagaggccaaattcgatcaagcaatccctgtcattgccgaacagaaaaattctaccaatgccgaactagcacagccctcggaatccgaagtagagccgccagactgctggagcggattcgtagatggagcttcaaacaagatgggaagtggagctggtattttactcgtcgctcccgacggacacgaggtaacctactcacttcggttcctattccccactactaataatgaagccgagtacgaagccctcctggccggactccagttagcgcaaaatctgctcgtcaaatctctcaaagtccattgtgattcacaagtcatagtaaatcacatgttgggtacaagtgaagcccgtgacgagagaatgaagaagtatttggacaaagcgcaaaacctcagccgaagtttctcctattttcggataatccgtgttcccagagcggaaaatagccgagcagataccttaagtaagttggcctcagatccgagctcaaaggcggaagaattaatgcatcgaagcattgatgaagccgaggtacattcagtatccagctcgccgaactggatgacgccgatcttgcagtatctggatcaaggacaattgcccgaggataagagagaagctcggaagatcacatgccgagcacttcggtacgaacttcatgaaggagtcctctttagaaagtcttacctccagccgttattgcggtgcgtaggaccagaagagatggactacatcctcagagaagttcatgaaggatcgtgcggcagccacatcggagctagagctttagctaaaaaagttctaagatggggatattattggccaaccttggtacaagaagcagtgcagctcgtcaagacatgcccgaagtgccaaatccatgcaaatatcccaaggatgccgcagaccgatctattcactatgcaaagcccttggcctttcatgcaatagggcatagacatagtgggaccacttcctcaagctcctcggcaaatgaaattcctaatcgttgccgtggactactttacgaagtgggtggaagctgaaccattagctacgataacgagctcgaaggcattggatttcgtctggaagaacatagtgtgccgatttggcataccccacatcctcatctcggataacgggactcagttcaccgacaagacgttcaagaattggtgccaagagctgaatattcaacagcggttcacttcggtctctcatccacaagcaaacggacaaacggaggtaacaaatcgtatcctggtgaaagggttaaaagctcggttagaacaagccaaaggacaatgggtagaaaatctccctcaagtcctatggtcctaccgaactacacccacaacctccaacggtgaaactccgtacagtcttgtgtacggcactgaagccgtgattccggtggagatcggcgtacccagtccccgaactctaaatttctcctcagaaatgaatgacgacggactgagagccgagctagatcttgccgaagaaagaagagaattggcatgcataaaagcagccaagtacaaggagcaagtagcccggtattacaaccaaagggtgaagaagctac
This region includes:
- the LOC121744462 gene encoding germin-like protein subfamily 1 member 11, translated to MASSAILCITLALINSICISLAFDTRPLLDICVTDPTGIGKCKDPKFVTANDFSMTGLDRPRPFNSYGVAPVFASAATIPGFNTMGQTFIRVEFAPNGFLPPHTHPRASEIIYVLEGTMEVGFVTSYPDYKYYSKVLNKGDVTIIPFGLIHTVRNVARGKSVITASFNSQNPGFIFVPDSVFAAKPAINSTYLAGAFKLYEKTVKDLQTKMWFI